A segment of the Hallerella succinigenes genome:
AATTTAGGGACAAACTGCTAAATGGTCGGTATGACGAACTTGATTCAGTCCTTTATGACTTTTTCAGAAAAAACAGCGGAACAAAAAAGTCATTGGATGAAGTCATGTCTACTTTTGAAAATTGTAAAGATTCCAATGATTTTATATCTTTCCTTAGTCGCAGTAATCCATAATCATTGGGGCCTTTGCTGCGAGTTCGGAATAGTGCTTGCACTTATTGTTGTTTCTTGGGCGACTGTGCAAACCTCCATACAATTCAACAATATCCCTGCATCCAGCATAGGGGCTGTTGACGACGCTTTGGAGGTATTCGAAGCGCCTTTCCCAGTCAAAGCCGGTAACTGCCTTGAACTGTTCCGGCGTTATGTCGTGGTCAAGGACGCTTTCGTATTTCCAGAAGAATTCTTTTTTCTGTTCAGCCATAATCAAACCTACATATCCGAATATAGGTTATTTTTCCTTGTAGAACATCTCGTAGGACGTGCCAAGGGCATCCGCAAGCCTCATCGCCATCTGCATGGTGATTGGGCGCGTTCCGCGTTCAAGGTCTTATAAGGGCTCTTTACGAGATGAGGTAAAACTCTAAAGGAGGCTCTATGGATTACAGCAGTTATAAATTTTATCGAGGCGAAGAAGAATGCCCCGAAAAATTCGACTCTGAACAGAGCCGTCTATGGAATGCAGAACGCATTTTTGAAATGGACTTTCAAAAAAACGAAAGTTCGGACTGGTATGCTTTTTTTTGAGGAATGCGAAGTTGGCGGAAAAAACGCAAGCCAAATATTCATCCAAAAATTAGACGAAACTGAGTAAGAAAAGCCTAAAGATACAAGCAAAAAATGGATTTTTAATCTTTGGCTTGACTACTATCCCTGCCTTTTTTGCTTGTAGGCGAATTGGAGTAGAAGATGAATGAAGTTGAAAGCAAAATTCTTGTGTTGAGAGGTCAGCGAGTTATCCTTGATTGCGATTGGTTAATGTTGCCAAGCTAAAATACAGTCCTGTAAATCCGACAGCCTTTACTGAACGCGGTCTCTACATGCTTGCCACAATTTTGAAAGGGCGTGTCGCAACGCAAACAACTGTCTCGTGCCATTGCTCGCGTTCCTGAAGTTGTTGATGAAAATGAAAAGAAGTCGTTGTTGAAAGTAAAAAAGGCGTGGAGTTGAATGCATCTATCTACCTGAGCGTCCGTCTTGTTCCCGTTGTTGAAATTGTCGCAGTTTCAGATAGAGAACAAGAGAAAACTCTATTTGTCCCAAAGATAGATTTTTTGGAATGCCCAAAAATGTCAAAAATGAGCAAATAGGTACATCTTAGAGAAATTTGAAAAAATATTTTTTTTTCGATTGACTTTTTCCTCGAAAGATGGTATATTGTTTTGTGTTCGCTGAACGACGAATGTGTAATGCTGTAATAGGAGACGATATGAAAACATTGGATTCTTTTGGGTCTTACATTTCCGAGAAACGCCGAGAGCGAGGACTTTCGTTGAGAAGATTTGCAGAATTGATAGGCAAAGCCCCCTCTTATGTTTGTGACATCGAAAAAGGCAAAAAGAACCCCGTTGAAAAAGACTTTCTTGAAAAGATCGCAAATGTACTGAACCTTCTTGAAAACGAAAAAAACAAGTTGTTTGACCTATCGGCTAATGCTAGGCGTGATGTCGCACCGACTGATTTAACCGAGTATATCAAGGCGACTCCTCTTGCCGCAATTGCACTCCGTTCTGCGAAAAGCTCAAAAATTACAGACGAGCAATGGCGCAAAATTATTGATATAATCCAGAAGGTAAAATGAACGACTTCATTGATTACTCTTGTATTTCTATGGACGAAAGAGGCGTATATTGTGTTAGCTACGCCCAAATCGAGCGTGCTGTGGAAAAATATTTACAGGAGAATCACCCTGAAGTATTGCTGGCTCCACAAAGGATTCCTATTGAAGAATGGATCGATTCGGGCGAATACAGTTTTATACTGGACATGCGCAATATAGCCTATCCTCAAGCCAAGGGAATCACAGCGTTTTCAAAGATGGTCATTTGGTCTATTGACTGCGAAACGAATGAAATTCGAGGAATACCTATTGAAGAATCTACGATTGTCATAGATGAATCGCTACCTCCCGTAGAAATCAGGTTTACTGCGGCTCATGAAGTCGTCCATATCAAAATGCATTCCTATTACTTTATGCGTCATTCCAATGCAATTGCAGCGAATTCAAATGTTATCAGCCTGAGTTCCTATTTACGTAAACCGATTTGGTGGCTTGAGCGACAAGCGAATTATGGTGCAGGGGCACTACTGATGCCTCGGGTTACTTTATCATTGCTGTTCAAGATATTCTTTCAGACAACAAAGACGTTCAAGATTCCTAAAAATGATCCTCGATGTTGCGAATTTGTCAATTCGATTTGTGAAATTTATGATGTAAGCATGAGTGCCGCTCGTATTAGGCTCAAACAATTAGATTTGCTGGAGGAATAGAATATGGGTTCAATGAGGTGTTTTTGTGGCTATGGAATGCGGAATTCTGACAGCATAAATCAAATAGAACTTTCGCTTTTCAAACTTGATGATGTCAAGTCTGCTATAGAAAAGGGAGTTAAATTGAAGGACCTTCCGTATCTTTATGATGAAATTGAAGTTTGGCGGTGTCCGGTATGCGGACGATGGGATTTTGTCTCATCAGAGTTCAATTATCGAATGGTTCCTGCCGAGTCCGAGGCGGATGTGTCAGAATGTATGGACGAAGATGATGTCGTGTTAATTGAATACGACTTGCGCTCTGCGAATAACGCATTCTCCATCTCCGGAGAAATAACTGTTTCGGATTTTCTAAAGCTGGATGAAGATTTCGCCAAGATTCGTTATCTTAGGGTAAATCCTCGGAGAATGTTGTTGTACAGGGATTCTGCAATGTTGAAGCCTGTCAAATGTTATAAACAAGAAAAATAAAATTTTTTATCAGTAATGTTCGCCGTGAGACGAACGAAGGAGATTGTCATGGGTGGATATGGCGGCCAATCCGGCAGAAAAAAGGGAAAAGGATTTCTTAATACGGCAGGAAATCCTGTCAAGGACAAAAATGCGGTTGAAGTTGCCGAATATTATCTGGGCATGGGCAAATATGTTGCATTTTTGAAGGAGACTCCCAATGATCATAAAAGGGCGGATTTGATGGTTGAAGGTGCTCCTGTCGAAGTGAAGGGAGTTGAGGGAGCGAATTCCAATACCATTTGTACTAGCAGTTTAGCAAAGGCGGTCAAGCAAATACGAGCTACAATTTCAGAATCCAGGTGGTATGCGAATAAGGAAAATAGCAAAATCATCCTGCTTTCTAGGCATAAGACAGACGCCGAAGGTAAAAATGCTATTGACGCTGTGATGGAAGGCTATAAGGCAGCTCTTCGAAAAGGAATATTGAGACCGAACGATAAGGTGGAATATTGGTTCAAGAAAGGAAATAAAAGACGATTATGGAATTGAATGCATATGCATAGAGTTTGAATAGAGATGTTTATGATTAAGGCAGATCAAATAACGTTGGATCATTTGCTCATACAACAGGGAGCTTTGTTTACAGGTACTTTGATGGTTCCTTCATTGTCTTCTATTGAAGATGTTCCAGATATGGAAAATTGCATACCTATCAATCTTGCTATCAAAGCGGGGGGTGTAGGACATTGGGGGCATTGCTTTGTCAAAGATGAACTCCAAAATAAATATTGGAATAGCCCCTACGCGTATATTCCTACATTGAAGAATTTGGAAGGAGTTATCGGACCTGATTTCAGCTTGTATAGGGACTATTCGCTTGAACGGCAGCAGTGGAACTGTTACCGCAATCGAGTGATTGCCTATCATTGGCAAAAAAACGGCATAAATGTAATCCCAACTGCAAGCTGGAGTACTCCGGATAGTTTTGAATGGTGTTGGCAGGGGTTGCCATCAAATTCTGCTCTTGCAATAACGACAAATGGTATTGTATCCGAAAAGGAAGGTACGCGACTTTTCATTATTGGTTTGGACGAATTGATTCAAAGAAAGAACCCACATAGTTTGATTGTATGTGGGCATTTCTTCCCTTGGATGCAAGAAAAATACCCGCAAGTTCGTATGATTCGGATAAAAAGTTACGGACAAATCTGGAACGAAAGGAAAAAAGCAATGCGATAGATTTTTGAAATGATGCAAGTTGTCAAATATTTTACATATACTTTAAAGAAGAAAATTCTCCAAGCAGGTTTATATGAAATTCGGAATTCTAGGCTGTGGACATATTGCTGGCAAAATGACTTGTGCTGTAAAGGCTCTCCAAGAACAGGGCTATGGCGTCGAAGCCTATGCAATCGCTTCCCGAAGCTTGGAAAAAGCTCAAAATTTTGCCGCGGAAAATGGATTTGAAAAAGCTTATGGCAGCTATGAAGAACTTGCGCAAGACCCGGACGTGGATCTCATTTACATCGCTACTCCGCATTCCGAACATGCCGCCCATTCCTTGCTTTGCATTGAACATTCCAAAAATCTGCTGGTGGAAAAAGCGTTCACGGTAAATGCGGACGAAGCTTCTTATGTAATCGCGCGTGCCAAAGAAAAGGGGACTTTCCTTTGTGAAGCCATGTGGACGCGCTTTTTGCCGGCAGTTCAAATGATCAGGGAAAAAATTTTGCAAGGGACAATCGGAAAAGTCGAAACCGTCGAGGCGGATTTTTCGATGCCACTTTCGCACCGTGAACGTCTTCGCGATCCCAAACTTGCGGGCGGCGCTCTTCTGGACCTGGGCGTTTAGAGCTTGACTTTTGCCGATATCTTCCTCACCGATCCGCAAATCGGAGGCAAAGACAATCGGGTGGAAAATACGGAAACAAAAAGCGTTGCGTTCCCGACAGGCGTCGATGCCACGGACTGGATCAACTTGACCTACAGCCACGGGCAAAAGGCTTATCTAAAAACATCCATGGTGGCGCCGACCCATAACGAAGGCACTATTTATGGAACCAAGGGCTTTATCCATGTACAGAACCTGAACGATATGGTCGAAATCCAGATTTTCGATTATTCAGGAACTTTAACGGAATCCATCGTCCCTTCAAAGATTGCGAACTTTTACGAGTACGAAGTTCTTGCCTGCAAAAAGGCAATCGAAGAAGGACGGAAGGAATGTGCGGAAATGCCGTGGGCTAAAACCCTCGAAATCATGAAAGTTCTCGACAGTCTACGAAATTCTTGGTATATTGAGAGTGTACGTTCTACGAGGTAAGCTTTATGCCGGCAAGTGTGGAACAGTTGATTTCGGAATGCTCGCCCCTTTTGGAAAAGGATTCGGTCGTTTTCCAGGAGCTGCTGACCTATTTTAATGGCGACGCGAAAATCGCTCCTGACTTGCACGACCTTCGGGAATTTTTGGTGCCGCATCGGCTTTATAAAGTGGTCAAAATCGTGGAGACTTCTTTTATGAAGTGCGCCTATGCGCTGGTGGATAACTATCCGGAATGTACGCGCGCTTTGGGAATGCTCCGCTATTACCGCTCGCCGAACGCAATGATCTGGCAAGACGTGGAAAAGGCGGAAAATATTATTTCTAATTCGTTGACGATGGATGTATACGGCTGGAAGCCGGATTCGTTTACCGCTTTCGAAAAAGTCGGCGGCGATCAGTTTGAACTAACCGCGATTCTCGCCTTTTAATTTTTAGAGGAATTCAAACAGGAGAATTCCCGGAACTTTGCCCGTTCCGACCCAGGATTCCAAGTATTCTTGCAATTCGTGGTCGAGGACTTTTCCAAACTTTTGAGAAGCGTCGCGGAGAACGGGCTTTTTGCCCTTTTCCAAAATCAGGAATCCCGTGTGGAAAATGTCGATGATCTGTAAACGGCTCACGAAACCGATTCCGCGGATCGTGCTTTCGCCTTGCCATTCCTGTTTGGAAAATTCAATCGCCTTGTCGAGGGGCAGATACTTCAAATAGATCTGCGGATCGGGTTTGCCGTAAGCAATCCCTTTTGGCTTGAAGAATGCTTTCTTTGGAATCGTGCGAATGACAAGCGTATCGTTGGGCTGAGGAATTTGCCTTGCAAAAGTGCCTTCGCCGATCCAGTCCAGTACAAAGTAATGCTTGCGGTTTTTGTAAGCGATGTCTCCATTTAAATAGCGGATTTTTTGGAGAGTTTTGAAAATCGCATTTTCATCGGGGCTTTTAGCGAGTGCCAGAACGTGTTCCAGGTAGGTGACGCAGTCAAGTGAATCCGTGTAAACCATCGGTTTGGAATCGATCGTGTCTAGATAGCCTTCGCCTGTAGGCCCAAGCAAATAAGGCTTGTCGAGGAACTTTTCCGAGAAGAAGCGCAAGCGGTTTTCAAGTCCGCTGACCGATTCCCCTTGGATGTAGAGTTTTTTCATTTCGAGCAGCGAAGCGTAGCCGTTGTTCGTTGCACGGTAAATACTGGACCAGATGGAATCGAGAATTCCTCGGCACGTGTTGTCGGGCGTTTTACCGGTGCGGTTCAAATAGCTTGCAATCACGAGGGTGTCGCCGTCGATTGTCGGCATATAACCGACGAGACCGTGTGCTTCATTGATAAATCCTGTTTTAAAGCGAATGCGCCAGCCGTATTCCAATTCACGCATGCGCTTGTAACC
Coding sequences within it:
- a CDS encoding helix-turn-helix domain-containing protein, whose protein sequence is MKTLDSFGSYISEKRRERGLSLRRFAELIGKAPSYVCDIEKGKKNPVEKDFLEKIANVLNLLENEKNKLFDLSANARRDVAPTDLTEYIKATPLAAIALRSAKSSKITDEQWRKIIDIIQKVK
- a CDS encoding ImmA/IrrE family metallo-endopeptidase, whose protein sequence is MNDFIDYSCISMDERGVYCVSYAQIERAVEKYLQENHPEVLLAPQRIPIEEWIDSGEYSFILDMRNIAYPQAKGITAFSKMVIWSIDCETNEIRGIPIEESTIVIDESLPPVEIRFTAAHEVVHIKMHSYYFMRHSNAIAANSNVISLSSYLRKPIWWLERQANYGAGALLMPRVTLSLLFKIFFQTTKTFKIPKNDPRCCEFVNSICEIYDVSMSAARIRLKQLDLLEE
- a CDS encoding DUF4417 domain-containing protein is translated as MIKADQITLDHLLIQQGALFTGTLMVPSLSSIEDVPDMENCIPINLAIKAGGVGHWGHCFVKDELQNKYWNSPYAYIPTLKNLEGVIGPDFSLYRDYSLERQQWNCYRNRVIAYHWQKNGINVIPTASWSTPDSFEWCWQGLPSNSALAITTNGIVSEKEGTRLFIIGLDELIQRKNPHSLIVCGHFFPWMQEKYPQVRMIRIKSYGQIWNERKKAMR
- a CDS encoding Gfo/Idh/MocA family protein — encoded protein: MKFGILGCGHIAGKMTCAVKALQEQGYGVEAYAIASRSLEKAQNFAAENGFEKAYGSYEELAQDPDVDLIYIATPHSEHAAHSLLCIEHSKNLLVEKAFTVNADEASYVIARAKEKGTFLCEAMWTRFLPAVQMIREKILQGTIGKVETVEADFSMPLSHRERLRDPKLAGGALLDLGV